Proteins from a single region of Phyllopteryx taeniolatus isolate TA_2022b chromosome 10, UOR_Ptae_1.2, whole genome shotgun sequence:
- the gsr gene encoding glutathione reductase, mitochondrial isoform X4, translating into MWNAAVHAEFLHDHADYGFDVKKVNFSWEILKGKRDNYISRLNQIYRNNLDKAKIQTIEGHARFTSDPEPTLEVNGRKYTAPHILIATGGQPSVLTDAEVPGASLGITSDGFFELESLPKRSIVVGAGYIAVEMAGILTNLGSKTSLIIRQGEVLRNFDSFISTNCTKELQNSGVDFWKNSQVTSVHKTDTGLEVTLVTKDPEKRNGEEKRSTISEVDCVLWAIGRKPNISGLNIGEMGVDTDKQGHIIVDEYQNTTRPGIYAVGDVCGRALLTPVAIVAGRKLAHRLFEGKKDSKLDYSNIPTVVFSHPPIGTVGLTEEEAIISRGKENVKIYTTSFTPLYHAITSRKSLCIMKMVCVGKEEKVVGLHMQGLGCDEMLQGFAVAVKLGATKADFDKTVAIHPTSAEELVTMR; encoded by the exons ATGTGGAATGCGGCGGTCCATGCAGAGTTTCTTCACGACCACGCTGATTACGGCTTCGAcgtaaaaaaagttaatttcagtTGGGA AATACTGAAAGGAAAAAGGGATAACTATATCAGTCGGCTGAATCAAATTTATCGCAACAATCTTGATAAG GCTAAAATCCAAACCATTGAAGGTCATGCCAGGTTCACCAGCGATCCTGAGCCAACGTTGGAGGTCAACGGCAGGAAGTATACTGCGCCTCACATCCTCATCGCCACTGGGGGGCAGCCTTCTGTGCTGACTGATGCTGAGGTTCCAG GAGCAAGTCTGGGCATTACGAGCGATGGCTTTTTCGAACTTGAAAGCCTTCCAAA GCGTAGCATCGTCGTGGGTGCTGGTTATATTGCTGTGGAGATGGCGGGTATCCTCACCAACCTAGGCTCTAAAACCTCCCTCATTATACGACAGGGTGAG GTTTTGAGGAACTTTGACAGCTTCATAAGCACAAACTGCACCAAAGAGCTACAGAACTCTGGTGTGGACTTTTGGAAGAATTCTCAGGTGACGTCAGTGCACAAAACCGACACAGGGCTGGAGGTGACGCTCGTCACCAAAGACCCAGAGAAGAGAAATGGCGAGGAAAAGAGAAGCACTATTTCGGAGGTGGACTGTGTTCTTTGGGCCATCGGCAGGAAGCCCAACATCTCTGGACTAAATATCGGCGAGATG GGTGTAGACACAGATAAACAAGGCCACATCATTGTGGATGAGTACCAAAACACCACTCGACCGGGAATCTACGCTGTTGGAGATGTTTGCGGCAGAGCTCTTCTAACACCTG TTGCCATCGTCGCTGGCAGGAAGCTGGCACACAGACTATTTGAGGGCAAGAAGGACTCCAAGTTGGACTACTCCAACATTCCCACGGTGGTGTTCAGCCATCCGCCCATCGGCACAGTAGGCCTCACAGAAG AGGAGGCTATAATAAGCAGAGGCAAGGAGAATGTGAAGATCTACACGACCTCCTTCACGCCGCTCTATCATGCCATCACCAGCCGCAAGAGTCTGTGCATCATGAAGATGGTGTGTGTGGGCAAAGAGGAGAAG GTGGTGGGTTTGCACATGCAGGGTCTGGGCTGTGATGAGATGCTGCAGGGCTTTGCTGTGGCCGTCAAGCTTGGTGCTACCAAAGCAGACTTTGATAAGACCGTCGCCATTCACCCCACATCCGCTGAGGAGCTTGTCACCATGCGTTAA
- the gsr gene encoding glutathione reductase, mitochondrial isoform X2 → MCPVSHCGQVARHFSSFGVVRRGMAAATSEVTRFDFLVVGGGSGGLAGARRAAELGAKAAVIESHKLGGTCVNVGCVPKKVMWNAAVHAEFLHDHADYGFDVKKVNFSWEILKGKRDNYISRLNQIYRNNLDKAKIQTIEGHARFTSDPEPTLEVNGRKYTAPHILIATGGQPSVLTDAEVPGASLGITSDGFFELESLPKRSIVVGAGYIAVEMAGILTNLGSKTSLIIRQGEVLRNFDSFISTNCTKELQNSGVDFWKNSQVTSVHKTDTGLEVTLVTKDPEKRNGEEKRSTISEVDCVLWAIGRKPNISGLNIGEMGVDTDKQGHIIVDEYQNTTRPGIYAVGDVCGRALLTPVAIVAGRKLAHRLFEGKKDSKLDYSNIPTVVFSHPPIGTVGLTEEEAIISRGKENVKIYTTSFTPLYHAITSRKSLCIMKMVCVGKEEKVVGLHMQGLGCDEMLQGFAVAVKLGATKADFDKTVAIHPTSAEELVTMR, encoded by the exons ATGTGCCCAGTTTCACACTGCGGTCAAG TCGCCAGGCATTTCTCGTCTTTCGGCGTAGTCCGTCGCGGAATGGCAGCAGCAACAAGCGAGGTGACCCGGTTCGACTTCCTGGTGGTCGGCGGCGGTTCGGGAGGTCTGGCGGGGGCTCGGAGGGCAGCGGAGCTGGGCGCAAAAGCCGCCGTGATCGAGAGTCACAAACTCGGAGGTACCTGC gtcAATGTTGGCTGCGTCCCAAAGAAG GTCATGTGGAATGCGGCGGTCCATGCAGAGTTTCTTCACGACCACGCTGATTACGGCTTCGAcgtaaaaaaagttaatttcagtTGGGA AATACTGAAAGGAAAAAGGGATAACTATATCAGTCGGCTGAATCAAATTTATCGCAACAATCTTGATAAG GCTAAAATCCAAACCATTGAAGGTCATGCCAGGTTCACCAGCGATCCTGAGCCAACGTTGGAGGTCAACGGCAGGAAGTATACTGCGCCTCACATCCTCATCGCCACTGGGGGGCAGCCTTCTGTGCTGACTGATGCTGAGGTTCCAG GAGCAAGTCTGGGCATTACGAGCGATGGCTTTTTCGAACTTGAAAGCCTTCCAAA GCGTAGCATCGTCGTGGGTGCTGGTTATATTGCTGTGGAGATGGCGGGTATCCTCACCAACCTAGGCTCTAAAACCTCCCTCATTATACGACAGGGTGAG GTTTTGAGGAACTTTGACAGCTTCATAAGCACAAACTGCACCAAAGAGCTACAGAACTCTGGTGTGGACTTTTGGAAGAATTCTCAGGTGACGTCAGTGCACAAAACCGACACAGGGCTGGAGGTGACGCTCGTCACCAAAGACCCAGAGAAGAGAAATGGCGAGGAAAAGAGAAGCACTATTTCGGAGGTGGACTGTGTTCTTTGGGCCATCGGCAGGAAGCCCAACATCTCTGGACTAAATATCGGCGAGATG GGTGTAGACACAGATAAACAAGGCCACATCATTGTGGATGAGTACCAAAACACCACTCGACCGGGAATCTACGCTGTTGGAGATGTTTGCGGCAGAGCTCTTCTAACACCTG TTGCCATCGTCGCTGGCAGGAAGCTGGCACACAGACTATTTGAGGGCAAGAAGGACTCCAAGTTGGACTACTCCAACATTCCCACGGTGGTGTTCAGCCATCCGCCCATCGGCACAGTAGGCCTCACAGAAG AGGAGGCTATAATAAGCAGAGGCAAGGAGAATGTGAAGATCTACACGACCTCCTTCACGCCGCTCTATCATGCCATCACCAGCCGCAAGAGTCTGTGCATCATGAAGATGGTGTGTGTGGGCAAAGAGGAGAAG GTGGTGGGTTTGCACATGCAGGGTCTGGGCTGTGATGAGATGCTGCAGGGCTTTGCTGTGGCCGTCAAGCTTGGTGCTACCAAAGCAGACTTTGATAAGACCGTCGCCATTCACCCCACATCCGCTGAGGAGCTTGTCACCATGCGTTAA
- the gsr gene encoding glutathione reductase, mitochondrial isoform X3, translated as MPFVKHKRVSSKCAQFHTAVKVNVGCVPKKVMWNAAVHAEFLHDHADYGFDVKKVNFSWEILKGKRDNYISRLNQIYRNNLDKAKIQTIEGHARFTSDPEPTLEVNGRKYTAPHILIATGGQPSVLTDAEVPGASLGITSDGFFELESLPKRSIVVGAGYIAVEMAGILTNLGSKTSLIIRQGEVLRNFDSFISTNCTKELQNSGVDFWKNSQVTSVHKTDTGLEVTLVTKDPEKRNGEEKRSTISEVDCVLWAIGRKPNISGLNIGEMGVDTDKQGHIIVDEYQNTTRPGIYAVGDVCGRALLTPVAIVAGRKLAHRLFEGKKDSKLDYSNIPTVVFSHPPIGTVGLTEEEAIISRGKENVKIYTTSFTPLYHAITSRKSLCIMKMVCVGKEEKVVGLHMQGLGCDEMLQGFAVAVKLGATKADFDKTVAIHPTSAEELVTMR; from the exons ATGCCGTTTGTAAAACACAAACGGGTTTCTTCCAAATGTGCCCAGTTTCACACTGCGGTCAAG gtcAATGTTGGCTGCGTCCCAAAGAAG GTCATGTGGAATGCGGCGGTCCATGCAGAGTTTCTTCACGACCACGCTGATTACGGCTTCGAcgtaaaaaaagttaatttcagtTGGGA AATACTGAAAGGAAAAAGGGATAACTATATCAGTCGGCTGAATCAAATTTATCGCAACAATCTTGATAAG GCTAAAATCCAAACCATTGAAGGTCATGCCAGGTTCACCAGCGATCCTGAGCCAACGTTGGAGGTCAACGGCAGGAAGTATACTGCGCCTCACATCCTCATCGCCACTGGGGGGCAGCCTTCTGTGCTGACTGATGCTGAGGTTCCAG GAGCAAGTCTGGGCATTACGAGCGATGGCTTTTTCGAACTTGAAAGCCTTCCAAA GCGTAGCATCGTCGTGGGTGCTGGTTATATTGCTGTGGAGATGGCGGGTATCCTCACCAACCTAGGCTCTAAAACCTCCCTCATTATACGACAGGGTGAG GTTTTGAGGAACTTTGACAGCTTCATAAGCACAAACTGCACCAAAGAGCTACAGAACTCTGGTGTGGACTTTTGGAAGAATTCTCAGGTGACGTCAGTGCACAAAACCGACACAGGGCTGGAGGTGACGCTCGTCACCAAAGACCCAGAGAAGAGAAATGGCGAGGAAAAGAGAAGCACTATTTCGGAGGTGGACTGTGTTCTTTGGGCCATCGGCAGGAAGCCCAACATCTCTGGACTAAATATCGGCGAGATG GGTGTAGACACAGATAAACAAGGCCACATCATTGTGGATGAGTACCAAAACACCACTCGACCGGGAATCTACGCTGTTGGAGATGTTTGCGGCAGAGCTCTTCTAACACCTG TTGCCATCGTCGCTGGCAGGAAGCTGGCACACAGACTATTTGAGGGCAAGAAGGACTCCAAGTTGGACTACTCCAACATTCCCACGGTGGTGTTCAGCCATCCGCCCATCGGCACAGTAGGCCTCACAGAAG AGGAGGCTATAATAAGCAGAGGCAAGGAGAATGTGAAGATCTACACGACCTCCTTCACGCCGCTCTATCATGCCATCACCAGCCGCAAGAGTCTGTGCATCATGAAGATGGTGTGTGTGGGCAAAGAGGAGAAG GTGGTGGGTTTGCACATGCAGGGTCTGGGCTGTGATGAGATGCTGCAGGGCTTTGCTGTGGCCGTCAAGCTTGGTGCTACCAAAGCAGACTTTGATAAGACCGTCGCCATTCACCCCACATCCGCTGAGGAGCTTGTCACCATGCGTTAA
- the gsr gene encoding glutathione reductase, mitochondrial isoform X1 gives MAIITRLTGTQTPSLFFSSLVARHFSSFGVVRRGMAAATSEVTRFDFLVVGGGSGGLAGARRAAELGAKAAVIESHKLGGTCVNVGCVPKKVMWNAAVHAEFLHDHADYGFDVKKVNFSWEILKGKRDNYISRLNQIYRNNLDKAKIQTIEGHARFTSDPEPTLEVNGRKYTAPHILIATGGQPSVLTDAEVPGASLGITSDGFFELESLPKRSIVVGAGYIAVEMAGILTNLGSKTSLIIRQGEVLRNFDSFISTNCTKELQNSGVDFWKNSQVTSVHKTDTGLEVTLVTKDPEKRNGEEKRSTISEVDCVLWAIGRKPNISGLNIGEMGVDTDKQGHIIVDEYQNTTRPGIYAVGDVCGRALLTPVAIVAGRKLAHRLFEGKKDSKLDYSNIPTVVFSHPPIGTVGLTEEEAIISRGKENVKIYTTSFTPLYHAITSRKSLCIMKMVCVGKEEKVVGLHMQGLGCDEMLQGFAVAVKLGATKADFDKTVAIHPTSAEELVTMR, from the exons ATGGCGATAATAACCCGCCTAACTGGCACACAAACCCCCTCGCTTTTCTTCTCTTCATTAGTCGCCAGGCATTTCTCGTCTTTCGGCGTAGTCCGTCGCGGAATGGCAGCAGCAACAAGCGAGGTGACCCGGTTCGACTTCCTGGTGGTCGGCGGCGGTTCGGGAGGTCTGGCGGGGGCTCGGAGGGCAGCGGAGCTGGGCGCAAAAGCCGCCGTGATCGAGAGTCACAAACTCGGAGGTACCTGC gtcAATGTTGGCTGCGTCCCAAAGAAG GTCATGTGGAATGCGGCGGTCCATGCAGAGTTTCTTCACGACCACGCTGATTACGGCTTCGAcgtaaaaaaagttaatttcagtTGGGA AATACTGAAAGGAAAAAGGGATAACTATATCAGTCGGCTGAATCAAATTTATCGCAACAATCTTGATAAG GCTAAAATCCAAACCATTGAAGGTCATGCCAGGTTCACCAGCGATCCTGAGCCAACGTTGGAGGTCAACGGCAGGAAGTATACTGCGCCTCACATCCTCATCGCCACTGGGGGGCAGCCTTCTGTGCTGACTGATGCTGAGGTTCCAG GAGCAAGTCTGGGCATTACGAGCGATGGCTTTTTCGAACTTGAAAGCCTTCCAAA GCGTAGCATCGTCGTGGGTGCTGGTTATATTGCTGTGGAGATGGCGGGTATCCTCACCAACCTAGGCTCTAAAACCTCCCTCATTATACGACAGGGTGAG GTTTTGAGGAACTTTGACAGCTTCATAAGCACAAACTGCACCAAAGAGCTACAGAACTCTGGTGTGGACTTTTGGAAGAATTCTCAGGTGACGTCAGTGCACAAAACCGACACAGGGCTGGAGGTGACGCTCGTCACCAAAGACCCAGAGAAGAGAAATGGCGAGGAAAAGAGAAGCACTATTTCGGAGGTGGACTGTGTTCTTTGGGCCATCGGCAGGAAGCCCAACATCTCTGGACTAAATATCGGCGAGATG GGTGTAGACACAGATAAACAAGGCCACATCATTGTGGATGAGTACCAAAACACCACTCGACCGGGAATCTACGCTGTTGGAGATGTTTGCGGCAGAGCTCTTCTAACACCTG TTGCCATCGTCGCTGGCAGGAAGCTGGCACACAGACTATTTGAGGGCAAGAAGGACTCCAAGTTGGACTACTCCAACATTCCCACGGTGGTGTTCAGCCATCCGCCCATCGGCACAGTAGGCCTCACAGAAG AGGAGGCTATAATAAGCAGAGGCAAGGAGAATGTGAAGATCTACACGACCTCCTTCACGCCGCTCTATCATGCCATCACCAGCCGCAAGAGTCTGTGCATCATGAAGATGGTGTGTGTGGGCAAAGAGGAGAAG GTGGTGGGTTTGCACATGCAGGGTCTGGGCTGTGATGAGATGCTGCAGGGCTTTGCTGTGGCCGTCAAGCTTGGTGCTACCAAAGCAGACTTTGATAAGACCGTCGCCATTCACCCCACATCCGCTGAGGAGCTTGTCACCATGCGTTAA
- the LOC133485310 gene encoding uncharacterized protein LOC133485310: MKPVNYQSFPSMVHTVQPHSALVCTPKSSDAMYCSKCGFATSDMDLLKKHMLDHMGSKLCCFYCQKAVYSKAELNAHLEEHLRSTFSCPHCGQGYIRRIGLLKHIERVHNKNISQGPKKVGVSKDPQVCNALPSVQCAEPSMRPQVQVNVPSLNMPAVSLVKDGQKARTMSTMLPIASNGVQDGIFNHNRALTVSLPEEVSIPAGCLVELVEVKTVNGSKELKLRLVSQQENEAGMKDTRTTVQQNVTAGKTLASKLNPQNAVKLTNMGMCVVNRKQLETKMADQQCPAVKTVSTSKILVSNQMSKEKATLKRMSQEVINLDSPTKVSKTVCNPVRERNEIPPRRIDPVHGCAKAATVPSTGETSMLTCLLQPVITGSRRYQQTATDERLKSIPEHCKRIPLANAVRTESSLQDTLAAVKREAGALCFNDNIGSKVKDSPKVRNTPAGVNQQSHKPNSLKVPSGAPVRVLPSTVHLCKERDTPRSSFPGPATVQRTVNVSTSVKMPVVSSSSKSNIPAWPQGLPSKQASERDTPKPEGFPVISSVFSLSEQPGVAQGAMQPLVMALRGIVMDKSNTTEKLTLNVDCKDRLQINRTCSSVKLEGNTKVIHQQLPIPVLNDLKDDVKVEKTSSTQTDNCSHALDLKSKDVKTVSKNASDAAISAGTNQQYDISKFLTVPLMRVDERGMWMNSRKVPEPLATQCDSPIPAREPRKGTTIRLMPLKAEQLVTWPGPDQPVVVLNHPKPRFPVSETVDTVADAASPEKAPKCQILKMRLGKVMGQKYEVTGCTVKFSQ, from the coding sequence ATGAAGCCTGTCAACTATCAGAGCTTTCCATCCATGGTGCACACCGTACAACCACACAGTGCCTTGGTATGCACGCCAAAATCTTCCGACGCGATGTATTGCAGCAAGTGTGGATTTGCCACGTCGGACATGGACTTGTTGAAGAAGCATATGCTTGACCACATGGGGTCCAAACTGTGCTGTTTTTACTGCCAAAAGGCCGTATACAGCAAGGCGGAGCTAAACGCTCACCTGGAAGAACACCTCAGGTCGACTTTCTCATGCCCTCACTGTGGACAGGGCTACATACGGAGGATTGGCCTTTTGAAGCACATTGAGCGCGtgcataataaaaacattagtcAAGGACCTAAAAAGGTTGGCGTAAGCAAAGATCCCCAGGTCTGTAATGCCTTACCAAGTGTGCAATGTGCTGAGCCCTCAATGCGGCCACAGGTTCAAGTGAATGTGCCATCCCTCAACATGCCCGCCGTCAGTCTTGTTAAAGACGGGCAGAAAGCTAGAACAATGAGCACAATGCTTCCAATTGCTTCAAATGGTGTTCAAGATGGTATTTTTAATCACAACAGGGCTTTAACAGTATCGCTCCCAGAAGAAGTAAGTATACCTGCTGGCTGCCTCGTTGAACTTGTGGAAGTGAAAACTGTCAATGGGTCCAAGGAGCTAAAGCTGAGGCTGGTGTCACAACAAGAAAACGAGGCCGGAATGAAAGATACAAGAACAACAGtacaacaaaatgtcacagcGGGCAAGACTTTGGCGTCCAAATTAAATCCCCAAAATGCAGTAAAGTTGACAAATATGGGAATGTGCGTGGTGAACAGAAAGCAGTTGGAAACAAAGATGGCGGATCAGCAATGCCCTGCTGTTAAAACAGTCAGCACGTCCAAAATCCTTGTCTCAAATCAAATGAGCAAAGAGAAAGCAACACTGAAGAGGATGTCACAGGAAGTCATTAACTTAGACAGTCCGACCAAGGTTTCCAAAACGGTCTGCAATCCCGTGAGAGAGAGGAATGAAATTCCACCGAGGCGAATTGATCCTGTCCACGGATGTGCGAAAGCAGCCACTGTTCCCTCCACCGGTGAGACCAGCATGTTGACCTGCCTCCTGCAGCCGGTAATAACGGGATCACGTCGATATCAGCAAACAGCAACAGATGAAAGACTGAAAAGTATTCCAGAACATTGCAAGCGTATTCCCCTTGCAAATGCAGTCAGGACAGAAAGTTCTCTCCAAGACACGCTGGCTGCTGTTAAACGTGAAGCCGGTGCGCTTTGCTTCAATGATAACATTGGCTCCAAAGTGAAAGACTCTCCAAAAGTCAGGAACACTCCAGCAGGTGTCAACCAGCAAAGTCACAAACCCAATTCCTTGAAGGTTCCTTCAGGTGCACCTGTCAGAGTGTTACCTTCAACAGTTCATCTTTGCAAGGAAAGAGATACTCCTCGTTCGTCTTTCCCAGGTCCTGCAACTGTGCAGAGGACAGTCAACGTGTCCACATCAGTCAAAATGCCCGTGGTGTCATCCAGCTCCAAGTCAAACATTCCAGCTTGGCCTCAGGGTTTGCCCAGTAAGCAGGCGTCTGAGAGAGACACACCAAAGCCTGAGGGCTTTCCAGTCATCTCCTCTGTTTTTTCCCTGAGCGAACAGCCAGGAGTCGCTCAGGGTGCCATGCAGCCGCTGGTTATGGCACTGCGGGGCATCGTGATGGACAAAAGCAACACCACTGAGAAGTTGACATTAAATGTCGATTGCAAAGATCGGTTGCAGATAAACCGGACGTGTAGTTCTGTGAAATTAGAAGGTAATACAAAAGTTATTCACCAACAGCTGCCTATCCCAGTGCTGAATGACTTAAAGGATGATGTCAAGGTGGAGAAAACCAGCTCGACGCAGACGGACAACTGCAGCCACGCTCTGGACTTGAAATCGAAAGATGTCAAGACTGTTTCTAAAAATGCGTCTGATGCGGCCATTTCTGCTGGTACAAATCAGCAGTATGACATCTCCAAATTCTTGACAGTTCCGTTGATGAGAGTGGACGAACGTGGCATGTGGATGAACAGCAGGAAGGTACCTGAACCCCTAGCAACTCAATGTGACTCGCCGATACCCGCGCGAGAGCCAAGAAAGGGCACCACCATTCGCCTGATGCCACTCAAGGCGGAACAGCTGGTGACGTGGCCGGGCCCGGACCAGCCCGTGGTCGTGCTCAATCACCCGAAGCCACGGTTCCCAGTCAGTGAGACGGTTGACACTGTTGCTGATGCCGCAAGCCCAGAAAAGGCCCCCAAGtgtcaaatattaaaaatgaggCTGGGCAAAGTGATGGGGCAGAAATATGAGGTTACAGGCTGCACTGTCAAGTTTTCCCAATGA